The proteins below are encoded in one region of Amorphus orientalis:
- the cmk gene encoding (d)CMP kinase — protein MIIAIDGPAASGKGTMARRLAAHFGLRYLDTGLTYRAVAQALMADGASLDDEQAAERMVRDVDFEAMDRTALSEHAVGEAASRIAVLPGVRTALVEQQRAFAEEPPGAVLDGRDIGTVVCPHALVKLFVTATPEARARRRTEEMAARGGSVTYDDVLADLRRRDERDSTRAVAPLAVAPDAVLLDTTDLDIDAAFRAAVDIVDAAVRSQDRG, from the coding sequence ATGATCATCGCGATCGACGGCCCCGCCGCGTCCGGCAAGGGCACCATGGCGCGCCGCCTGGCCGCTCATTTCGGGCTGCGCTATCTCGACACCGGCCTGACCTACCGGGCCGTGGCCCAGGCCCTGATGGCGGACGGCGCGTCGCTCGACGACGAGCAGGCGGCGGAGCGGATGGTTCGGGACGTCGACTTCGAAGCCATGGACCGGACCGCCCTGTCGGAGCACGCGGTCGGCGAAGCGGCGTCCCGGATCGCCGTTCTCCCGGGCGTGCGGACGGCTCTGGTGGAGCAGCAGCGGGCGTTTGCGGAGGAGCCGCCGGGGGCGGTGCTGGACGGGCGCGACATCGGAACGGTCGTCTGCCCCCATGCGCTGGTCAAACTGTTTGTGACGGCGACCCCTGAGGCCCGGGCCCGGCGGCGCACCGAGGAGATGGCGGCGCGCGGCGGCAGCGTCACCTATGACGACGTCCTGGCCGATCTGCGTCGCCGGGACGAACGGGATTCGACCCGTGCCGTCGCCCCGCTCGCCGTGGCGCCTGACGCCGTCTTGCTCGATACAACCGATTTGGATATAGATGCCGCGTTTCGCGCGGCTGTGGATATCGTGGACGCTGCGGTGCGGTCGCAGGATCGGGGCTGA